The DNA window TGACTCCGGGTAAAATAACACCTAAACTTTAATCTCAAAGTATCATTAACCAGCATTAGCCCCGGTCACAGCAAACAGCGTGCAACAATTGTTGTGCAACTGTTAATGGCAacaatccatccatccaagGTCCTGCTCAAGCACACCCAGGGGGATCTACTGAGTACTCTAACACATCACACCAAGTGTCTGGTCTACTGTTTCTGGTGGGGTTGGGTCACCTGATCGCCTGTTCACGCTGGGCCTTGCGGACCTCAGGCTTCTGGTTCCTCTTGGCCATGATCTCGGCCAGGGAGGCGCCGGTGATGGCCCTCTGGAACTTTACGGCGCGACGTGTGCGCTTCTTTGACACCTCTTCCTGTTAGGATTGGAAATGGCCACGCAAAACAATCAGGTACAGCCATTTGACAGTTAAGTGTTAGGGTATCAATATGCCAAACTGGAGAAAATACACAAAACTGGAGAACGTCCTTGTATAGCTTAACACTCAGGCTCATACTGCACAGCTGAAAACAGGGATGTAGATTTGGGGGCGCAAGGAGGTCATGACCCCTCCAGGGAATCATTGACCACAACCAACCCCAATTCGCAACCCAAACCTACACCCTCGGCTGCTGTATGGCACAAACTAGGTTTGTAGGAGAGTATGGAGGCTGGCCAGCGGTAAGAGTCAGAGAGACGTCACAGAGCCAGTACTATGATCTCCAGGTGCTCTGCGGCCGCAGGTGTGAGGAGTGAGCACCACCGACAGGCCGTAAGACACGGCCTGGCGGCGGCACATGACGCAGACTGCAACCACGCACACCGGCCCACCCGCAGCcaaaaacaagtacatttgGCCTGTATCCTAATGAATGAGGTCAACATGCCACTGCTTTAACACCAGCATTCACGGTGGAATGATTAACGCCAAGGACTTACAGACTGGCCCTTCTTGTGCTTGCGTCTGTACAGCACAGTCCAGTTGATCTGTCTGGGGTTCCTTTTGGCCAGGAAGGCAGATTCACACTTGGCATTTAGGAATTGGAAAACCTGGGCAAGAAACGTCACATTGTTTAGTAACAGCATATTGCATAGTAGATGCCCAATTAAGTTGTAATGTTACAGCACAACTGACGTGGAGAAACTGATGTTAGCATGTTAACCGCCTTAGCTAACTATTTAACTGGCTGACAACACACGCACAGTTCACACTTCATAAGCAGTTCCATTGATCCTACGGTAGCAATTTCAAAACACTTTCTCAATACGTATTCTCAGGAATGTTATTCACAATACAACTACAATAAAAAAGCATATTAATAACGCGCGGTACCTTCCCGTCTATCCTGGCGTATCGGACGCCATGGCCGGGGTATATTTTATACCCGCTGAAACTGCACAGCTCGACCCTGTAGCAAagtaatataaaacattaataGAAGATAAAGGTGCAATTGTGTATAATGatgcattttcatttgtaaaatgattattttaaagCTTTGATGACAATAGATAATATTCCGTAAACTTACTTCATGATGGCTGAGAGGGACCAAAAACCGGAAAGAGAGATCACGGAAACGGAAATGAACTTATGggtaaaaaatttttttgtttaaatcatACATTTCCCATCAGTTTTTTTCTACATATAGTGGGTTTTTCATTAAATTTATTCAGAagccacatttttattttaaaatatgaattttgttATTACAAGtatttgaccaatcagatacGTGAATGGTTGCTTGGCGTTGACACAAGCGGGAAGTATGGCGATGATAGAAAGGAAAGCCAAAGGATTCGACCAACAAATTGTACCAAATAAAGGTATTTAAGGATAAAGAGTTTCGATCAATGTACAGTTTAATAGAATCCATATTTAAAACGTTTCATACTGGAATTGCTATCTCAATTCCGACTTGATCATCAACATTGGCGCGCTGCAATTACGCTCATTTGTAGTCTTTTTAAAGCCAAACGTAGTGGTCCTTTATGACAAACGGACACTTTTTTACTACATATTCCAGGACAACATTAGCACTTTTTTGGTTGTACTGTCTGTCTAGCGGTCTGTGGTGACTACGAGGCAGTTGTGCTTTGGGAAAGAGGCTAGCGAGCTTTGTGTAGTCTCATAGCTTGTATTCAGCGCAAAATGGGAGTATCAGATGTGACATTTGATACAACTGGTGAGTGCATGAGACCTCCATTTGTGTGATGTTCAACTTTGTATAGTAACGATTCGGCAAACATGACTGGGCGCCGTTATTTCATTGATTGTCTCTGTCCTAAGCGTTTACTTAGCTGGCTGAAGCTAGTGCTATAGGAATGCTACCCTGTCCCCTGTCCCGCTAATATAGATCATCTGATAGTCCTGTCATGGAGGACAAATGCCGGCCAGACCACAATAGCCTGATTGATAAGTGTTCTGAGTGGAGTTATGTTCACATTACATATTAGAGATTGTTGTAATTGTCTGAGCGAGGCTCAGTTGCATTCTACTTTTTGACACTAATCATCAAGTTAGTGTGTGTAGCTTTGGTACTGCATTGCTTAATCAGCCCTTGGTCCTTGGGGTACAGCCCTGTATAAACTATATCCTGGTGATAAACAGCAGTTTTCTGAGTTGCAGTTGTCTACTTATCTGTATCTcgtttgaatgtgtttgtgtgcaaagTAGATTCCTAAGCTTGTCTCCCTCGTAGCTATTGCGCAGCTGGTATTGTTTCCATGTGTCGTCGTTGTTCATGGTGATACCACCAACTTGTGTGTTACATTTCATCCTTTGTCATTCTTTCCTCTGTTTCTCCTTCAGGTCCAGTCGTGGACTTGTCATCCCAGGGTCTGCAGAAGCTGGAGCCCAGTTTCACCTGCTCCGATGAAACGCACACGCTCATCCTGGACCGGAACCAGATCATGAAACTGGACCATCTTGAGAGGAGCCCTGGTCTCCAACAGGCAGGCTTCCTCTGACTGGGTCTCAGTGGTGTTCAGTGACATATGTAACAGTACATGCAGGACTGGTTGGGACTAAATCCAATAATTCCAATAATATTTTATTGTCCCTCCCATTCTCAAATAGCCATTTTATGAGCTCTGTGTGTTGGTGCCAGCCTGCGATGCAAAACGCATTAGGAGTAATAAGTTCCACCTATGTTGTCTTTGAGGTCTCATTCTGCCTCTCCCTTTCCTGTGCCATGCAGCTATCGGTTGCTGGGAACCGTCTGGTGAGAATGATGGGTGTGTGTCGTCTGACTGAGCTAAAGGTCCTGAACCTGCCCAACAACAGTATTGGCTACATTGAAGGCCTGAGAGACCTGCCCCACCTGGAGTGGCTCAACTTGGCTGGCAACAACATCAAGGTAGGGGAAAGAGTGCAGAGAAATGGCTCCCTCAGCGTTCCCGGGACATTTGGTCTCCTGATCACGCAGTCTGACTGTCTGCAATCCTCTCAGGTCATCGAGCAGCTCAACAACTGTGTGGCCCTCCAACACCTGGACCTATCTGACAACAACATCTCCAATATTGGCGATGTCAGCAAGCTGTTAGCCTTAAAGGTGGGAGCAGGCCTTTGCCTTGTGGCGTTTCAGAGTTCTGGGGACCCAGGTCCAGAGCAacacatggatttgtttttcttttctttgccgTGGTCTTGTTTGACAGGCTGACATTTGTTTTCGCAGACCCTCCTCCTCCATGGGAACAGCATTACAACGCTTCGGACAGTCCCTGCTCATCTGCCGGCCCACCTGTCCGTCCTCTCCCTGGCAGAGAATGAGATCAGAGACCTCAATGAGGTAAAAATACTTTACATTCTTTACctcattcattttttaaagccctttttatgtCAGCAGTTGTCTCAAAGTGCTTTAACATACACCCAGGATTATTTGGTTACGTTTTGCTCTCACAAcagtctctcctctttctctctcctgcctgtttgtctctccacctcctgcAGGTCTCCTACCTGTCACCCCTCCGTGACCTGGAACAGCTTTCTATTATGAGTAACCCCTGCGTCATGGTAACGCCTTCACTGCCTGGATACGACCACCGGCCCTACATAATGAGCTGGTGCCTGAACCTGAAGATCCTGGATGGATACGTGGTGTCACAGAAAGAAGGGTGAGAGCATTCTGCAACCCTTTTGAAGTTCTAACTCGGCAGGAGATGTTGACCATTGGCATATTAAACAAAACTGGAGGCTGTGTCTAAGATGGCTGACAAGGGTTTTTAACTAATGGACTGCCTATAGCAGAATAAAACGTAGGTAAACTGAGAATAAGACAAGTCAACTATATTATTTGGTTTTTAGTTCCTGGTTAGAACATTTTAGTTCATGGATAgttattttgatatattttgctGTGAGTGGAAACCTCAGTATGTTAAATGATTTGAAGGATGTTTTTGGTACAAAGTTCTCATTGGGattacagaaatctttgagatTTGCCTATCTAGGCTGCATTTCAGCAGTAACAAGTGCCTTGTTAACAGAGGGACAAGTGT is part of the Esox lucius isolate fEsoLuc1 chromosome 16, fEsoLuc1.pri, whole genome shotgun sequence genome and encodes:
- the rpl24 gene encoding 60S ribosomal protein L24 translates to MKVELCSFSGYKIYPGHGVRYARIDGKVFQFLNAKCESAFLAKRNPRQINWTVLYRRKHKKGQSEEVSKKRTRRAVKFQRAITGASLAEIMAKRNQKPEVRKAQREQAIRAAKEAKKAKQATKKPSAGGAKAPTKAAPKPKVAKQMKVNAPRVGGKR